The genomic window AGTTTAATCCAACCTGAGTTGTTCAAGTACTGTAAGTAGATACCACTTTGATACCACTTTGAAAGATTATGTCATTCATGGCAACTGATGCGGTCTGTTTATTAGGCAAAGAAAAGGGAATTATCATCACCGCCTACTCGCCATTGGGTAACAACATCACTGGTAAACCCCGAGTGATCGATCACccagagatcaagaagatcgcAGAGAGATTGGGTAAATCACCCGCTCAGGTGCTTATCGCTTGGATCACTAAACAGGGTTTCGTGGTTATCCCCAAATCCGTCACTCCTGAGAGAATCAAGGTAAGTAAGAgtttcgatcttctcttcctacATACTGGTCTCAATTCCTTCTCATTATATCATCTGGAAAGGGATTGTGATGTTGACGATTGATGGTGTATGAatgtttttttttctcaGTCCAACTTTGAAGACTTTGAACTTTCCGATGCCGACTTTGAGGAAATCAACAAGGTTGGGTTGGCCAACCAAGTCCGATCGAACATCCCTTACGAATACGGAACCAGGTGAGTGTCTTGGGGATTGCGTAAAGAGAGAAACACTGATCGTTGTGAGATGCTACTGTATAGTTGGCCTGTCGATATTTTCAGTACTCCCCAGGAGAAAGGTCAACCCAAGGCTTTCTAAGGGGTGTATATCAGGTATTAGTAAAAGTAGTTATATAAGAATTGATGCACAGTGGTAAAGTACAATGCGTAGAAGATGATACTATTATAATGGTTCCGTATGTACATATGGATGCAAGTACAACCGACAATGTCATGTCACCATTTGAATGCTCGGAAGTTGACTTGAAAGGTCTTCGCGCCACATGATCGGTTATCTCCGCCCTTTTCATTCCGCCAAAGAGGTCTGTGCGTCCATCCTCCGAGAAGTGAGTCTCTCAGTCCTTATGCTAGGGTTAGAGCTTCTGACAGTGAGGAGAAATCCGAGTCGAAGCAATTGCTGATTGCAAAAAACAATCCTACCGTTGTATTGCGTCTTCACAGACCGATACACAATTTCTGGAAAACTTGAACAGTTCATGTTCATACGATGAATTATATGTTTTTTGCAGGTTTGTCGAGCTGTCGTATATTTCTATCTAGATCTAGATTTGCTGAGTAAAATGATCCGCGCCAAGGGATTTTTTGTAAGGGTATGTATGCTTTGTGTGCTTAGGTGTTTGTGCATTGGCAGGTTCATTTGTAATGAAAACCCTGAATTTGATAAGAAACGAATTCTAACAAATTCGTTGTTATACTTAGTTGAGTGGTCAAGTGGCAAAACACGTTCTTGGTATAACCGGTAATTAATTACGTTGATCCCGCGTCATTAAACCATCTCTACCGCTGGGCCTTGATGTTTTCGTTTTtcaacttcaatctcaatctccccAATGATACTCTGTACCATATCTATCCTCTATCTCATATCCCACACAATCATCCATACCGACCACTATTAGACCATCACTTCACTCTGctttatcttcatccaatccttccCTAGCTATAGGATATCTACTGGTCTACCCAACATGTCGGGCGCACCagcctcttcttcctcttcccgaCGTCGTCCCTCCCTCCCATCAGATTCTAGCGAAACTATCGTATCGACCTTGGATAAACCGGCTCGAATCAATTCGTCGGCTTTAACTAAGCATGGGAAATATGTGCTGCTTGGTGCATTGGGATGTTGGTATGTTGATTTGATAGGGAATATCAAAGGTGtattggatgaggaaggaggctgggtcaggtgagttggtAATCTTAAATGAATTTGCCTTTcgcaagaggaagagagggaaggaagtgactgatgggatggatgggatgggacTGGATCGATAGGAAGGTAATGATCGTTGGCTTAACGTCACATGGAGCTACTATCGTGAGTGTTCATCGTCTTACTCCTGAATCCATCCAATCTACTAACAGAGTATCGGATAGttgctcttcctctacctTGTATTGTACTTACCGTGGTTCAGAGGATACATACCGAATGTAAGTTGACCAATACTTCGGCTCTCATACCATATCTGACATGACCGCAAATGCAGTATCCGAAATGGCAATCTTCCGCTCGACTTTCGCTAATTGTACCTCTCCTAACCACCGCGATCTTACTTGGCTGGACATCCATTGTCGTATCTCTCTCTCAAGCCGGTAAGAGGAGTATACTGGAGTCTGCTGTAGATGCTGTCAAGGCTGTGGGGAATGCGAATCTAGAACAAATGGagggtggaagagggttGGGAGTCATGAAGTCTATGGCTGGGAGTGAGTCTTATCCCTTCATTAGGACGGAAATCATAATGAGATGTCGTATCCCAAATCCATCTGATATGCTGGCATCAGTCGGACTGGACACGCGGAAGTAATACAAGAGCTTAAGCTGACCTTTGTATTCTGTGATCTATCGTAGCTACCGCTCTGTTCACTCTTACCTTGGGTATACTGGGATTCATACCTGCCCCTACTAATGTGCCCGTACGAGAGAAGAAGACGTAGATGTTTCAGTCACCGAAAGATCCATTGAGCGCTTCAGTCAAGTATGCATGTCTAGTTACACATGTTTGGTGACTTAGTATTGATTTTATTAGCCTTTTAATTCCAAGATTATTtctatatatatcatcactcCATAATTTCATACTTCATATCTCTATATATTACCATACACCATGCATCTACCATACCCcttgtcttcttctgtgCGTGACCAAAATCTGAAATGTCCAAACCTTCATTGGGGATGTACAGCTTCATATATCAGGATCaaagaatgacgatgagttATATAGTCTATACAAATCCGATACATTCGCAAATACTTGGCCGATCCAGAGTAATCTCTTTCAATACTCTATATATACAAGTTGTCCGACATCATGGACCCAAGACGAAAGGAAATCAAACATAGTCTTTTGTGTTTAGTCGACCTTTTCTttattgatgatatcattaatatctttatcttccttcttatcgCTTAACAActctttcttcaattcttttactatatcattctcttccaccatgcctttgatcccttcacctttaccttgatctgatggtggattgatttctttatcctcttccttgGTTGCATTGATATTTTCTTCCTTTGATTCGATCTTCGAAGTgaaatcatcctcttcaacacctttcaaaaccttatcttcattcttatccaaactcaactcatctttcagatcatccaatagTCCTTTCTCACTTGCTTTCAAGTCACTAATCTTGTCTTGAGATTTGCTATCGATCAATCCGATCTTAGTGGTAGATTCATCAACACCCAATTCACCCATTAATTTATCTAAATCTTCATTCGTCATTTCTCTCATcaatttctccaattcaACTTCTTGAATGGATTTCTGACTTGGTAGTTCCCCTTGACCACCATCTGCACTACCTCCAGTGACATCTCCTGGGTGAGATAAGTCGAGATCTTGCTTGAGGAATGATTCGAGGGTTTGAGTTTCAACGGCatcttcgaaatcttccATTGTCTATAACCCCACACCGAGTATCAGCACAATCATTCCATCCGTATGAGGTGTGGTAGAGTGTATTTATAGTGAAGGAGCATAGAGAAATTGATCGTTCGTTTGTACTTACACCGACCCATTCTCCACCTACGAGATATCCTGGTAGACCTACGACCATACCGGGTGGTTTGGATCTCTGCCATTTCTTTTTGGCTTCTTCGTCCATCACTAGGTCATATTCCTACACGACACTCAGAAACTCAGCTCGGAACTATTAGTGATCCATGTATGGCACCGATATGATTGTTCACTCACTTCGTAAGGTATTTCAAGACCTTTCAATGACCTGTTATTCATGAAGGCGTctttcatcagcttctgtcgCGTAGCATTCTGAGACTAGGCTTCAATATAGAGATGAGATATGGTGACATTACCAACCTTCTCAATAGGTCGATATGCTTCCTCACTTTCGGGGCAGACGTGAGACTTGTCACCTATCAGCCAGACACAAGCTCAGTACCGCTTTCAGCTGATAAGCAAGTGTGAAAGATCCTGACTCACGTAAATGGTGACTAACGGAGGAGCCATGTTGAAGTCGGGTACAGCTAATCAATCTAAAAATACGTGACAGGCGACGGTGAGCTTGCTATGATATAGAATGATAGAGCAGTGACATGGAGTTGAGCAAGCTCGAGATGCTGTTACATTTACCTACCTATGAGTAGCGACCTTGCGGCACGGTGATCACCCAACAGGTGGAATTTTGGAGACTCCGCGTTTTATGTTATGTATCTATCTATCCCACGTGTAGGACGTCATCAACCGTCCTTTGTCTGTTGTGCGGAGGAGGTCAATGCTGAATGCTGCCTGTTGCATTATTCGAATCATTCTGAATCTGAACATAAGTTACTTGTCTTACCAGATACACTCTTCTCTTGAACCCAGCTTGCTGCCTGGCCACCAACAGACAAGATGATAACGACATCAACAGCGCTCACTGTAGCCAAGGTAAGTACGGATACCACACAAGCTATCTCATCTTGAGTCTAAGATGCACCGgtacatcagctgatgatcttggaCTCTGTAGTACCTCTTTGGAGCATCTGTAGCAGCTACGACATTGGCAGCAGGAGGATTATGGTTCTTCCAACGTCACCTCATATACCCCTCTTATGTTCCTGAGGGTTCAAGGAAACGTGAGTGTATCTCTACTCTTTCACGGCTGAGAGAGTACGTATGGACTGACATTGATCATATACGAACAGTCGTACCTCGACCTACCGAATTGGGAATGCCTTATGAAGATATCACCCTGACCACTCGAGACAAAGTGAAAATCAAAGCTTATGTGATACCTGCGCGAAGGAATCCTGTAGTCGCTGATCAATTGAGGAGTCTAAACCATAAGCAGAGGATGGAATTGGGCGAGAAGGAGATGGGGAAGTGGTTAGAGGAGATGGGCGATGAGAAGGctatcgaggtgagtgaatagTGACAGCTGAATCGTTCCCTTTGCAGAAGACTCGGACACggtcagctgatatgttgtGTGAGATGAGCAGTACGCTAAGAGTAGACCGACGGTGGTTTTCTTTCATGCTAACGCGGGTGAGCCTGATTAATTTAGATGTTTCGGCGTGTTATTGGAACATCCTGACGAACTGTATGTAATCAGGCAACATGGGTCACCGAGTACCATTAGCAAGGAAATTTAATGTCGAACATGGATGTAATGTGTTCATGTTATCCTATCGAGGGTGGGTTGCAGCTCTTTTTTTCGTTCATTATACAATACGAAGCTGACCAAGTGTATGAAACAGGTATGGGTTATCAGAAGGAAGACCATCAGAGCATGGTGAGTCGTCCGGATGCTGAGCGGACTCAGATGTAGCTAACAGATGTGACGATAGGTATACGTATAGATATTGAAGTGGGTCGACGGTGATCCTATCTATATCTACGTTGATGTTTTTCTTACTGATATCGTACATTAACTATAGACCGCCATGGATTACATTAAGTCGCATCCCATATTAGGTGAAACCAAGATAGTGGTCAGTCAGCTACCGAGGTTGAGACCCTGAgacaatcagctgatattgttgCAATATCTCGTAGCTTTACGGTCAATCCCTCGGAGGTGCATCGTGCCTTTACGCTGGAAGTCGATATCGGGACCTGGTGAGTATACTTACCCAGCAGTCATCCATCACAGCACAATGAGGTTTAGCTAAACTCACATCTATGTGGTATCACTCAGGTATCGGGTATAGTCCTCGAAAACACCTTCCTCTCACTGCCCTCGTTGATACCCTTAGTATTACCTCAACTACCCAAATTCGTGTTACCCATCCTACTGACCGAACATTGGGATGCCCATCATACCATGCCTCTCATCCCCTCTACCACACCGGTACTCATGATCGCAGGCAAGAACGATGACTTGGTGAAACCTCCTCAGATGATCGCTTTGAGACATCTTCGAGCATCAGCGGGAGGTAGTCTGAAGTGGAAAGAGTTGAATGGGGGTCATAATGACACATGCCTCCAACCTGAATATTGGAGCATAATAGGTGATTGGCtcaaagaggagattgggAATAATCCATCGACAGGCAAAATCGGTATCAGTACAAGtgagaaaaaggaagaagaagaggagagtgaaaGTAGTAGTAATAGTGATGATTATCAGAAAGTAACGAAGGAAGAAGTATtggaagctaagaaggagTTGTGAGATAAATTGTAACATCTTAACATCTATGCAAATTATGCCAATCTGAACATGTGAATATGAAATTCTAACAATAATATCCGAATAACAAAAATGCATAGAAATGTTATAGAAGTACACTATGAACCTATGAACACCATAATCTGACTTCACCATCCGCACCACTACTTACCAACCAGGGTTTCCCACTTACCCAACTTAAGTCCAACACTCCAATCCCATCGGTGATCTTGTGACCTCTCAGGATCTTGAGAGGTACGATTAAGGGATTTTGCATGAGGTCTTGGTAGATCGTAcaatggaagatatgaatggTGCCGTCATCTGAAGCTGAAGCGAAGAGTGGTAAAGTTGGGTGGTAGACTACAGATCGTAAAGCTTTGGTGTGATATCTGTAAGTCGCACATATGTTGAGTTAGCTTTACATTctatttgtatatatatatatagacaACGCTGAAATGCGCGGACCCACCTTAAAGTCTTATATGGTTTAttactcaaatccaaatcGAACCAAGCCAATTTCTTATCATACGATCCAATGATCAAATTGTCCCCTCGCGGATGTAAATCCAAGGACGAAATCCATTTTACACCGGACTGTAAAGTTCGGACAAGCGTCTGAGACGAAAGGTCGTATTGTCGTATATAACGTTGAGTGGCAACGAAGAAATGTGGTTTGGAAGGGTGGAAAATCACTTTTTGGACTTGGCCTGGTAGTTTCTTGAATGGTGATTGAGTGGAGTGTTTGGATAGTTGATGGATCAATACGGATTTATTGGAGGCTATGAGTAAATTGAGAGAgagattcatcatcaacatcagatttattctcttcttctaatTGTCTATAATTGAAAGCTGCACTCACCATCACTCGCGACCGTAGCGAAGTAATCACCTTTCCTATGCCAGCTAACCTGTTTCGGTGTACCTGGCACTTCCACATAAACCAACACTCCTCgttctctttcattctcattcggTCTAACCCATTTGATCGATTCTACACCCTTGATATCCTTCCCGGCACCAATCTTGGTCGTAGCGGCACTACTTGCGAAAGCGGTATTGGCATGTGTGAGGGTATTGGCAGCTACTGAGGGAGATACTAAAGCTAGTGGCGATAAAACAGCTATTTTCCCAGATACCAGAGCGGTCAAAAGACATTCATCTTTATAAGGTGAGAAAGATAAATGTTGAATGGCACCATTTTTCAAATCCCATTTCCAAACTTCCCTACCATTACCTAAATCCCATACTCTGACTACTCCATCTTCAGATCCAGTAGCTACCCATAGTCCATCCGGTGAAGTAGATACTGATCTTACTCTTGAACTTTCGGGATGTCTATAAACGACTGAAGTCGAAATGGGGAATGGTTTGAGTTCCTTCGGAGCAGGTAATTTAGGTATCAAACTTTCAGGATCGATATTCAATTTGACCTTTCGTGTACGGGGCGCAAGGTATAGATCTaaacatctttcaaacctttcTTGAACGAGGTTTTTATATCCGGGTACTAATCTAAGAGAATCATATTTGGCAGGTAAGAAATCgatctttcgatcttctttatctgtttcttcccattcttttttctcttcctctgttAATAGGTATTCTTCAGGTGGGTTGTACGATTCGATAGTTTTTGGAGGAGGTAGTTGAGGGGCGGGCATGTACATTGCATGTTGTAAATTAGATTGATCAGATTCTGACCAAATGGCATAGACTGTAGGTTTAGCTGCTGAAGGTTTGTTAGGGATGATTCGACCTTCTCTAATAGCTTTGACGATTTTCATTATCTATCACACAGAATGTCAGCTACATGCTCCACCGTACCAAGAATTGGGCTGATCCTCATTGtgcactcaccttcttgtgTTCCCATTTGGATGGCACGAATCTCCTCTTAGGCTCTGGAGCAGCACTCAAAGGCATGACTCGTTCATTACCTTCACCAGTGAACCATTCGATCGTAGGTTGGTACGGATCATAATCGGCATCAGGGTTTTCAGCTCTTTCCAACCTTCTAATAATATCTAATTCTTTGTCTGTCAATTGAACAGATTGTTGTAATAGTTTATCTTCGGCTGATGTCCATGCAGCAGGATCTTCAGTGTTGGATAAGAATTTGTCCAACTCATCACCTTGAGCGGGTCTGAAGATCTTTCGACCATTCACATCGTACCCTATATGAGGTAGATCATCGTACCATTCCATAGGGATGTTTCCGACTGTGTTTGGGTTCTACCGACCGTACCGCCAGTATCAGCTCATACCCTGCAATGAGAAgacagatacagatacataATAAAAAGAGAGGTGAAACTTACATCTTCAGTTGAACTTTCACTTCCATAACCAGcttcataatcatcatattccCTTTTATACCCCCCCTCAACGAGTTTACTAGGTACCAATCTACCCACACCTTCCTTCGCCCTTGAGATCTTGGCATCGGTACCTAGCGAATCATCAGGTTTGATCGAGTTCTTCGCTATCATCTTTGACAATTTCTCATCTGTTGACAATTCTTTATgcgatgatgaaggtgatgtagGTGGAGAATAATCTTCTTggtcgtcatcttcatcggatTCACCATACATAGCTTCAATATCTGATGAATTGTATCCTGATTCCGATCCACTCTCTTCGTCGTCTaattcctcctcttcctccgttTCATCGTCCCCGTCTCCATCTTgttcattatcatcttcaatctcacTATCAAATTCTGGAaactcctcttcatcttcctcatcttcttcttcttcagcatcttcatcatcactcataTCTATTCCACTTCCCGCAGCGCCgaaatcctcatcatcttcatcttcggatACTTCTTGTACAGCTCTCTTCTTGGTTCTGATAGTCGAAGGACCAGCATTCCCGTTGGATTTTACCGGTCTCGATATGGAGCTAGAAGCTGCTCTTGAGCTACTGGCAGTAGCGTTCCGAGGTGCCATCTCTAGTCCAGTGCAGTAAAGCTATATTTGAGAAAGAGTGATATAGGTATCAAGTGTAAACGCAGATATCTCTTAGACGTGAACGCCAAAATTCAAAAAACCTTTGGCAAGATTCAACAAACCTCCACCCTGGTGGGACTGGGATAAAATGCGGTAAATTCAAACCTAAAGATATTCCCATAAACCCACTCATCCGGTTAAACGGTTGAATAAGCTGGCTAAGTTGAAGCTGAGATCAGCTCATCCACTGAATTCATCAATGAGGACTGTCTTATATCGATGTTTTTACCTTGATACATCGCCAAATGGTCTCAacttcgatgatgatcagtacaTCTCACCAAGGCTGCTGTTTGAACGGTTTGGTCATATCGCGTACAGCAGGCACAGCGGGCTGACTAGATCGAATGGtggatggaggatggtgGGTAGCGGATGGATTGCAAAGCACAATTGAAACCCCCATCCTTTGGctaactcaccatcaccgatTCCCTACTCCACTAATCACTGACCTGGCTACTCACAAATATACACTGATCAGAGGAATCATCCTGACGgtattctttctctctataACATCTAAGTCATCCATATCGCGCCATGTCCTCAGCCAAGCATAAATTCTGTTGCGGTTTCTGGAACTGTACGAGGGGATTCGATAGATGGTCAAGACTCGAAAAACATTTCAGAGATCATAGTAAGCTATTCATGCTTACCATATTTGTGATCAGCTCACTTATTTGACGATACAGTTAACAACAATGTTCGATATAGACCTCCTCAACGATCCTCTGCCTCTACCTCTACGATGCCTCCCTCTAGACGAAGGAGAAACAAGACTATCTCGAGACGAAGAAATAAGAAGAACCGCACGTAAGTATCATCTGCCTCTCGTATACCTAGCTCAATGATGATTAAGCTGACGTGATTTCTCTCTGTCTCTCAGCTCGAACGATCGAGACCATATCCCTGCTATCACTTCTGCGCGCAACATCAACCCAATGACAATCGATATTCGTACACCATCGCTTTCACCGGATGCACCATCCGAAAGTGGAAGCGAGATGGTAGTAGATATGGTCGAAGCAGTCCAGAAAGCTCAGACACCTCCCACGACCACACCAAGTAAGAAAGGACCAAGATGGGCTGTCGCTCCTCGTTCGCCTACTCCACCTTCCatcgaagaacaagatgaaatcaTCCAACAAGACGATATTGATACTAATGGTGCGGGTGGTACGATAACGGAGGATGAGATCAATCATTCGGAAAACGGTGATATCGACCAAGCTGAAGAGACGATCAGCAGTCCCATCACAACTCCACTGACACCCCATCGActccctcaacctcaacctctagatgaggatggagatgaggtcATCGAATCACCCATTGCTCGACTTGGTTCAGCTGCACTTCGAGCCCATCGTTCTCATTCCCAGGATTCTGCCATCATTATCACTCCTCGACCTGGATACAGAAACAGAACTAGAAGCTCTCCGGCCGAAGTCG from Kwoniella botswanensis chromosome 3, complete sequence includes these protein-coding regions:
- a CDS encoding ribosome biogenesis protein ERB1 yields the protein MAPRNATASSSRAASSSISRPVKSNGNAGPSTIRTKKRAVQEVSEDEDDEDFGAAGSGIDMSDDEDAEEEEDEEDEEEFPEFDSEIEDDNEQDGDGDDETEEEEELDDEESGSESGYNSSDIEAMYGESDEDDDQEDYSPPTSPSSSHKELSTDEKLSKMIAKNSIKPDDSLGTDAKISRAKEGVGRLVPSKLVEGGYKREYDDYEAGYGSESSTEDNPNTVGNIPMEWYDDLPHIGYDVNGRKIFRPAQGDELDKFLSNTEDPAAWTSAEDKLLQQSVQLTDKELDIIRRLERAENPDADYDPYQPTIEWFTGEGNERVMPLSAAPEPKRRFVPSKWEHKKIMKIVKAIREGRIIPNKPSAAKPTVYAIWSESDQSNLQHAMYMPAPQLPPPKTIESYNPPEEYLLTEEEKKEWEETDKEDRKIDFLPAKYDSLRLVPGYKNLVQERFERCLDLYLAPRTRKVKLNIDPESLIPKLPAPKELKPFPISTSVVYRHPESSRVRSVSTSPDGLWVATGSEDGVVRVWDLGNGREVWKWDLKNGAIQHLSFSPYKDECLLTALVSGKIAVLSPLALVSPSVAANTLTHANTAFASSAATTKIGAGKDIKGVESIKWVRPNENERERGVLVYVEVPGTPKQVSWHRKGDYFATVASDASNKSVLIHQLSKHSTQSPFKKLPGQVQKVIFHPSKPHFFVATQRYIRQYDLSSQTLVRTLQSGVKWISSLDLHPRGDNLIIGSYDKKLAWFDLDLSNKPYKTLRYHTKALRSVVYHPTLPLFASASDDGTIHIFHCTIYQDLMQNPLIVPLKILRGHKITDGIGVLDLSWVSGKPWLVSSGADGEVRLWCS